The stretch of DNA TAAAGGAGCGGTTCTTTCGCAGATAAAGCAGGCGAGCCCCTTCATCAAATCAGTGTCATTTTCTACACTTCGAGATTCGATTCCGCGACTCCCAAGAAGATGCGACTCCCGCATGAGCGACAAGATGGCCACTGAAACCCTGTCCGGTGAAACCGCTCCTGCTGAAAGCCTGACCGAGCAACGCATCGTCGTTCTCGACTTCGGTTCGCAGTACGCACAATTGATTGCTCGCCGCGTGCGAGATCAAAACGTCTACTGTCAAATCCTTCGCCACGACATCACCGCCGAGCGAATCGCGGAACTCGCTCCCAAAGGAATCATCTTGTCGGGCGGTCCGGCAAGCGTTTACCAAGATGGTGCTCCGCGATGCGATCCAGCTTTGTTCAAGCTTGGCATTCCCGTCCTTGGAATTTGCTATGGCATGCAACTGACCTGTGACGCGTTGGGTGGCAAGGTTGCCAAGACGACGACTCGAGAATACGGGCCCGCCAATTGCACCGTGCAGATGCAAAACGAACTCTTCGCTGACTTGCCGTCGGAGATGGACGTTTGGATGAGCCACGGTGACCAGATCTCTTCAGTTGCCGAATCCTTTGAGACCTTAGCTTCGACACCGACTTGCCCTCACGCTGCGATTCGGCACCGCGAGTTGCCTGTCTTTGGAATTCAATTTCATCCGGAAGTCACTCACACACCGCTAGGCGGCAAACTGCTCGAAAATTTCGTGGTGGGAGTTTGTGGCTGCGAAGCAACGTGGCACCTGAGCGATTTTGCGGAAGCAGTCATCGAGCATGTTCGCGAGACGGTAGGCGACCGACGCGTGATTTGCGGACTCTCGGGTGGAGTCGATTCATCTGTTGTTGCGGCATTGCTTTACAAAGCCATTGGATCCCAACTCTCTTGCATCCTGGTCGACAACGGTTTGCTGCGAAAGAACGAACAGCAACTCGTCATTAAAGAATTCAGCGAACACTTCAAGACTGACCTGCACGTCGTCCATGCCGAAGATCGCTTCATGGCTTCGCTGGCCGGCATCTCGGAACCGCAAGAAAAGCGTCGACGAATTGGCCATGACTTCATTGAGTGCTTTAAGGCGGAAGCATTGAATATCAAGGACGCGCACTTCCTTGCTCAAGGCACCTTGTATCCAGACGTGATCGAAAGCGGTGCCGACCCCGATGGTCCCGCTGCGACGATCAAACTGCATCACAATGTTGGCGGTCTTCCCGAAGAACTCGGCTTCGAACTGATTGAACCACTGCGAGACTTGTTCAAAGACGAGGTCCGCAGACTGGGATTGGAACTTGGATTGCCAGAGAACCTGGTTTGGCGTCATCCGTTCCCGGGCCCAGGCTTGGCGGTACGCTGCCTCGGTGAGGTCACGCGAGAGAAATTAGCAGTGCTTCGTGAGGCCGACGCGATCGTGGTGGAAGAAATCGAAAAGGCCGGTCTTTACCGCCAAACAAGCCAATCCTTCGCGGTTCTGTTGCCAGTGCAAAGCGTTGGCGTGATGGGTGATGCCCGCACTTACGACAACGCTGTCGCGATTCGTAGTGTCGACACGTCCGACTTCATGACAGCGGACTGGAGTCGCTTACCCTACGACTTGCTGGGCCGTATGAGTTCACGAATCATCAATGAAGTTAACGGGGTCAATCGAGTTTGCTACGACATCAGCAGCAAACCGCCCGCCACGATCGAATGGGAATAGTAGATGTATTCGTTACTGGACGACTACTGACGACAGACGATCATTGACGACAACGAAGTGGTTTTGATGACTCCACCGTTTACCACCTCCCGCAACTAGTTCGCGTTTACCCAATTCGCCGATCACAAGTTCACCTTTCACCTCAATTTTTCAAACTTAATTCCCATGTCGCGTCACTACATCTACCAAGTTGAAAGCCTCACGAAGAAGCACGGCCAAAAGACAGTGCTCAACGAAGTGAACTTGGCTTTCTATCCCGGCGCTAAAATTGGTGTGCTCGGTCCTAACGGAGCAGGAAAGTCGACGCTGATGCGAATCATGGCCGGCCAAGACACTGAATTCGAAGGATCGGCAAGACTCGGCAAAGGTTACACCGTTGGATACCTCGAGCAGGAACCGCCGCTCGACGAAACCAAGACCGTGTTTGAAAACGTGCAGATTGCCGTTGCCGAGCGTCAAGCCATCTTGGATCGCTACAACGAAATCGGCGGTCTGCTAGGCGAAGTCACTGACGACAAAGAAATGCAAAAGCTTTGCGACGAGATGGCAACGCTTCAAGACAAGATTGACGCGGGCAATTTGTGGGAACTTGATCGCCAAGTCGAAATGTCGATGGCAGTGATGAATTTGCCGCCGGGCGATGCGAGTGTAAAAACTCTTTCGGGCGGTGAAAAACGACGAATTGCACTTTGCCAATTGCTCATTCGCCAACCTGACTTATTGCTGCTCGACGAACCGACCAACCACTTGGATGCCGAGAGCGTTTCGTGGCTCGAGCAGCACTTGGCCAAGTATGCCGGAACCGTCGTTGCGGTAACGCACGACCGTTATTTTCTCGACAACGTTGCCCAGTGGATTTTGGAAATCGACCGCGGCCAAGGAATCCCCTTCGAGGGTAACTACACCGCATGGATGGAAAACCGAGCGAAACGATTACAAATCGAACAACGTCAACAACAAGCCAAAGACAAGACGTTGGCCCGCGAACTTGAGTGGATTCGCATGAGCCCCAAGGCTCGTCAAGCGAAGAGCAAAGCTCG from Rubripirellula amarantea encodes:
- the guaA gene encoding glutamine-hydrolyzing GMP synthase; this encodes MATETLSGETAPAESLTEQRIVVLDFGSQYAQLIARRVRDQNVYCQILRHDITAERIAELAPKGIILSGGPASVYQDGAPRCDPALFKLGIPVLGICYGMQLTCDALGGKVAKTTTREYGPANCTVQMQNELFADLPSEMDVWMSHGDQISSVAESFETLASTPTCPHAAIRHRELPVFGIQFHPEVTHTPLGGKLLENFVVGVCGCEATWHLSDFAEAVIEHVRETVGDRRVICGLSGGVDSSVVAALLYKAIGSQLSCILVDNGLLRKNEQQLVIKEFSEHFKTDLHVVHAEDRFMASLAGISEPQEKRRRIGHDFIECFKAEALNIKDAHFLAQGTLYPDVIESGADPDGPAATIKLHHNVGGLPEELGFELIEPLRDLFKDEVRRLGLELGLPENLVWRHPFPGPGLAVRCLGEVTREKLAVLREADAIVVEEIEKAGLYRQTSQSFAVLLPVQSVGVMGDARTYDNAVAIRSVDTSDFMTADWSRLPYDLLGRMSSRIINEVNGVNRVCYDISSKPPATIEWE
- the ettA gene encoding energy-dependent translational throttle protein EttA, with protein sequence MSRHYIYQVESLTKKHGQKTVLNEVNLAFYPGAKIGVLGPNGAGKSTLMRIMAGQDTEFEGSARLGKGYTVGYLEQEPPLDETKTVFENVQIAVAERQAILDRYNEIGGLLGEVTDDKEMQKLCDEMATLQDKIDAGNLWELDRQVEMSMAVMNLPPGDASVKTLSGGEKRRIALCQLLIRQPDLLLLDEPTNHLDAESVSWLEQHLAKYAGTVVAVTHDRYFLDNVAQWILEIDRGQGIPFEGNYTAWMENRAKRLQIEQRQQQAKDKTLARELEWIRMSPKARQAKSKARISAYDKLLAEQQNSQIDELEIQIPSGRHLGDLVIEAQGVNKGFGDRILMNDLSFRLPAGGIVGVIGPNGAGKTTLFRMLTGQDKPDSGNIRIGDTVDLGYVDQSRDSLDPDKTVFQEISGGTETIVMDGRNVNARSYVSKFNFKGPDQEKKVGNLSGGERNRVHLAKLLRRGCNVLLLDEPTNDLDVDTLRALEEAIAHFAGCVVVTSHDRWFLDRLATHILAFEGEGKLTWCEGNFDTYERGLRERMGLDPEDEASAMKARYKSIHAG